Proteins from a single region of Acidovorax sp. NCPPB 3576:
- the cbiE gene encoding precorrin-6y C5,15-methyltransferase (decarboxylating) subunit CbiE: protein MNAPDPVTALTTAPTAMPDPQPCRIIGVLDDGAASLGATALALLRRADLVVGGTRALALFEDDIAPGATRRDLTGQLSAVPGWIAAARDAQQASVVLATGDPLCHGIASYLASRLCIEAIEVIPNVSTLQLACARLGLAWQDARIVSVHARDAGEWQQGAAPSHGLYALAQAVRAHDRLAVLTSPDNTPARIARLLLAEGLQDEFQLSVAERLCTADERVCADLAPADAAQQAFADPNVVLLVRTRQRPAPVRFGLPDAAYHQRQPDKGLITKQEVRAVSLARMQLRADSRVWDIGAGSGSVGLEAARLSPQGHVWAIEKNEADAAIARQNVQAFGVSNHTLVHGKAPEGLDAWPDPDAVFIGGSGGELAELIALCLKRLRPGGWLVMNFVTLENLAAATQALQAAGAAWDVLQLQAARSKPILHMHRMAAENPVWIVCAQAVSTEAPAAVVEEGA from the coding sequence ATGAACGCCCCCGACCCCGTGACCGCCTTGACCACCGCCCCGACCGCCATGCCCGACCCCCAACCCTGCCGCATCATCGGCGTGCTCGACGACGGCGCGGCCAGCCTGGGCGCCACCGCGCTGGCCCTGCTGCGCCGCGCCGACCTGGTGGTGGGCGGCACGCGCGCGCTGGCGCTGTTCGAGGACGACATCGCCCCCGGCGCCACGCGGCGCGACCTCACGGGGCAGCTGTCCGCCGTGCCCGGCTGGATCGCCGCCGCGCGCGATGCGCAGCAGGCCAGCGTGGTGCTGGCCACGGGCGACCCGCTGTGCCACGGCATCGCCAGCTACCTGGCCTCGCGCCTGTGCATCGAGGCCATCGAGGTGATTCCCAACGTCTCCACGCTGCAGCTGGCCTGCGCCCGCCTGGGGCTGGCCTGGCAGGACGCGCGCATCGTCTCGGTGCATGCCAGGGATGCGGGCGAGTGGCAGCAAGGCGCGGCGCCGTCGCACGGCCTGTATGCCCTGGCGCAGGCCGTGCGCGCGCACGACCGGCTGGCCGTGCTGACCAGCCCCGACAACACGCCTGCGCGCATCGCCCGCCTGCTGTTGGCTGAAGGGCTGCAGGACGAGTTCCAGCTCAGCGTGGCCGAGCGCCTGTGCACGGCCGACGAGCGCGTGTGCGCCGACCTGGCGCCGGCCGACGCGGCGCAGCAGGCCTTCGCCGACCCCAACGTGGTGCTGCTGGTGCGCACGCGCCAGCGGCCCGCGCCGGTGCGCTTCGGCCTGCCCGACGCGGCCTACCACCAGCGCCAGCCGGACAAAGGCCTCATCACCAAGCAGGAAGTGCGCGCCGTGTCGCTGGCGCGCATGCAGCTGCGCGCCGACAGCCGCGTGTGGGACATCGGCGCCGGCAGCGGCTCTGTGGGGCTGGAGGCCGCGCGCCTCAGTCCCCAGGGCCATGTGTGGGCCATCGAGAAGAACGAGGCCGATGCGGCCATCGCGCGGCAGAACGTGCAGGCCTTCGGGGTCTCCAACCACACGCTCGTGCACGGCAAGGCGCCCGAGGGGCTGGATGCGTGGCCCGACCCGGATGCCGTCTTCATCGGCGGCTCGGGGGGCGAGCTGGCCGAGCTGATTGCGCTGTGCCTGAAACGCCTGCGCCCGGGCGGCTGGCTGGTGATGAATTTCGTCACGCTGGAGAACCTGGCCGCCGCCACGCAGGCCCTGCAGGCCGCGGGCGCCGCGTGGGACGTGTTGCAGCTGCAGGCCGCGCGCAGCAAGCCC
- a CDS encoding cobalt-precorrin-5B (C(1))-methyltransferase, whose protein sequence is MMEKTVRRGTRTGFTTGACSAAAARAAVLGLVHGSVPEAVDCLLPNGDVVRFAVNDGRCDGQAAHAMVIKDAGDDPDCTDKAHLTADVRVLPGDAGAVRLAGGFGVGTVTMAGLGLAVGGPAINPVPRKNIEENVRAVGEALLAHAGLEVTISVPQGVDMAKKTLNARLGILGGISILGTTGIVKPYSTSAYRASVVQGVQVAATLGYGVAVLTTGGRTEQFAMKERAQLPAACFVQMGDFLRYALDEAVAQGLREVVIGGMVGKLTKIAQGETITHANRAEVDTQLLAGLAAGIGAPADVCAEIAAAETARFAAERMEALGLAAPFHDALARAVVDTLMAPDRYGGRFQLQVLVCDFDGRKMAEACSA, encoded by the coding sequence ATGATGGAAAAGACCGTGCGCCGCGGCACGCGCACCGGCTTCACCACCGGGGCGTGCTCGGCCGCCGCCGCGCGCGCCGCCGTGCTGGGACTGGTGCACGGCAGCGTGCCCGAGGCGGTGGACTGCCTGCTGCCCAACGGCGACGTGGTGCGCTTTGCCGTGAACGACGGCCGCTGCGACGGCCAGGCCGCGCACGCCATGGTCATCAAGGACGCGGGCGACGACCCCGACTGCACCGACAAGGCCCACCTGACCGCCGACGTGCGCGTGCTGCCCGGCGATGCCGGCGCGGTGCGGCTGGCGGGCGGCTTCGGCGTGGGCACCGTCACCATGGCCGGGCTGGGCCTGGCGGTGGGCGGGCCGGCCATCAACCCGGTGCCGCGCAAGAACATCGAAGAGAACGTGCGCGCCGTGGGCGAGGCGCTGCTTGCCCATGCGGGGCTGGAGGTCACCATCTCCGTGCCGCAGGGCGTGGACATGGCGAAGAAGACGCTCAACGCGCGGCTGGGCATCCTGGGCGGCATCTCCATCCTCGGCACCACCGGCATCGTCAAGCCCTACTCCACCTCGGCCTACCGCGCGAGCGTGGTGCAGGGCGTGCAGGTGGCGGCCACGCTGGGCTATGGCGTGGCGGTGCTCACCACCGGCGGGCGCACCGAGCAGTTCGCCATGAAGGAGCGCGCGCAGCTGCCCGCCGCCTGCTTCGTGCAGATGGGCGACTTCCTGCGCTACGCGCTCGACGAGGCCGTGGCCCAGGGGCTGCGCGAGGTCGTCATCGGCGGCATGGTGGGCAAGCTCACGAAGATCGCCCAGGGCGAGACCATCACCCACGCCAACCGCGCCGAGGTCGATACGCAATTGCTCGCCGGCCTGGCCGCCGGCATCGGCGCGCCGGCCGACGTGTGCGCCGAGATCGCCGCCGCCGAGACCGCGCGCTTCGCCGCCGAGCGCATGGAAGCGCTGGGCCTGGCCGCGCCCTTCCACGATGCGCTGGCCCGCGCGGTGGTGGACACCCTCATGGCACCCGACCGCTACGGGGGCCGCTTCCAACTCCAGGTGCTCGTCTGCGACTTCGACGGCCGCAAGATGGCCGAGGCCTGCTCCGCATGA
- a CDS encoding precorrin-8X methylmutase, translated as MSTVNTVTEQLTRAGQAIEHDSFAIIDAEAGPHPYTAQQWPIVRRMIHANADFEFNGLTDFHPQAVEAGIAAMLRGGAPVVADVEMICSGLSQPRLAHFGMRTHQFISDADVIAQAQAEDTTRAVQAMRKAHRRGLLQGAVVGIGNAPTALIELVRLIREEGVRPALVVGMPVGFVSAAESKDLMAGVDAVPWIVIRGRKGGSTLVVAALHALLALAEARQKATMPGTPSP; from the coding sequence ATGAGCACCGTCAACACCGTCACCGAGCAGCTCACGCGCGCCGGCCAGGCCATCGAGCACGACAGCTTCGCCATCATCGACGCCGAGGCCGGCCCGCATCCGTACACGGCGCAGCAGTGGCCCATCGTGCGCCGCATGATCCACGCCAACGCCGACTTCGAGTTCAACGGCCTGACCGACTTCCACCCCCAGGCGGTGGAGGCCGGCATCGCCGCCATGCTGCGCGGCGGCGCGCCCGTGGTGGCCGACGTGGAGATGATCTGCTCGGGCCTGTCGCAGCCGCGCCTGGCGCACTTCGGCATGCGCACGCACCAGTTCATCAGCGACGCCGACGTGATCGCCCAGGCCCAGGCCGAGGACACCACGCGCGCCGTGCAGGCCATGCGCAAGGCGCACCGGCGGGGGCTGCTGCAGGGGGCCGTCGTCGGCATCGGCAACGCGCCCACCGCGCTCATCGAACTGGTGCGGCTGATCCGCGAGGAGGGCGTGCGCCCGGCGCTCGTGGTGGGCATGCCGGTGGGCTTCGTCTCCGCCGCCGAGTCCAAGGACCTGATGGCCGGCGTGGACGCGGTGCCGTGGATCGTCATCCGCGGCCGCAAGGGCGGCTCCACGCTGGTGGTGGCCGCGCTGCACGCGCTGCTGGCGCTGGCCGAGGCCCGCCAGAAGGCCACGATGCCGGGGACGCCGTCGCCATGA